The following are encoded together in the Bos taurus isolate L1 Dominette 01449 registration number 42190680 breed Hereford chromosome 17, ARS-UCD2.0, whole genome shotgun sequence genome:
- the FZD10 gene encoding frizzled-10 precursor, whose product MQRPGPRLWLVLQVMGSCAAISSMDMERPGDGKCQPIEIPMCKDIGYNMTRMPNLMGHENQREAAIQLHEFAPLVEYGCHGHLRFFLCSLYAPMCTEQVSTPIPACRVMCEQARLKCSPIMEQFNFKWPDSLDCSKLPNKNDPNYLCMEAPNNGSDEPARGSGMFPPLLRPQRPHSAQEHQLKDGGPGRAGCDNPGKFHHVEKSASCAPLCTPGVDVYWSRDDKRFAVVWLAVWSVLCFFSSAFTVLTFLIDPARFRYPERPIIFLSMCYCVYSVGYIIRLFAGAESIACDRDSGQLYVIQEGLESTGCTLVFLVLYYFGMASSLWWVILTLTWFLAAGKKWGHEAIEANSSYFHLAAWAIPAVKTILILVMRRVAGDELTGVCYVGNMDINALTGFVLIPLACYLIIGTSFILSGFVALFHIRRVMKTGGENTDKLEKLMVRIGVFSVLYTVPATCVIACYFYERLNVEYWKVLATQHKCKMNNQTKNLDCLMTTSIPAVEIFMVKIFMLLVVGITSGMWVWTSKTLQSWQNVCSRRFKKKSRRKPASVITSSGIYKKAQHPPKTHLGKYEIPAQPPTCV is encoded by the coding sequence ATGCAGCGTCCGGGCCCCCGCCTGTGGCTAGTCCTGCAGGTGATGGGCTCGTGTGCTGCCATCAGCTCTATGGACATGGAGCGGCCGGGCGACGGCAAGTGCCAGCCCATCGAGATCCCGATGTGCAAGGACATTGGCTACAACATGACCCGCATGCCCAACCTGATGGGCCATGAGAATCAGCGCGAGGCCGCCATCCAGCTGCACGAGTTCGCGCCGCTGGTGGAGTACGGCTGCCACGGCCACCTCCGCTTCTTTCTGTGCTCCCTGTACGCGCCCATGTGCACCGAGCAAGTCTCCACCCCCATCCCCGCCTGCCGGGTCATGTGCGAGCAGGCCCGGCTAAAGTGCTCCCCGATCATGGAGCAGTTCAACTTCAAGTGGCCCGACTCCCTTGACTGCAGCAAACTCCCCAACAAGAACGACCCCAATTACCTGTGCATGGAGGCGCCCAACAACGGCTCGGACGAGCCCGCGAGGGGCTCGGGCATGTTCCCGCCGCTCTTAAGGCCGCAGCGACCCCACAGCGCGCAGGAGCACCAGCTGAAGGATGGGGGGCCGGGGCGAGCCGGCTGCGACAACCCGGGCAAGTTTCACCACGTGGAGAAGAGTGCGTCGTGCGCGCCGCTCTGCACGCCCGGCGTGGACGTGTACTGGAGCCGCGACGACAAGCGCTTCGCGGTAGTCTGGCTGGCTGTCTGGTCCGTGCTCTGCTTCTTCTCCAGCGCCTTCACCGTGCTCACCTTCCTCATCGACCCAGCGCGCTTCCGGTACCCCGAGCGCCCCATCATCTTCCTGTCCATGTGCTACTGCGTCTACTCGGTGGGCTACATCATCCGCCTCTTTGCGGGCGCCGAGAGCATCGCCTGCGACCGGGACAGCGGACAGCTCTATGTCATCCAGGAGGGCCTGGAGAGCACGGGCTGCACCCTGGTCTTCCTGGTCCTTTACTACTTCGGCATGGCCAGCTCCCTGTGGTGGGTGATTCTCACCCTCACCTGGTTCCTGGCCGCGGGCAAGAAGTGGGGCCACGAGGCCATCGAGGCCAACAGCAGCTACTTCCATCTGGCCGCCTGGGCCATTCCGGCCGTGAAGACCATCCTGATCCTGGTGATGCGCCGGGTCGCGGGGGACGAGCTGACCGGCGTCTGCTATGTGGGCAACATGGACATCAACGCCCTCACCGGCTTCGTGCTCATCCCCCTGGCCTGTTACCTCATCATCGGCACTTCCTTTATCCTCTCGGGCTTCGTGGCCCTTTTCCACATCCGGAGGGTGATGAAAACGGGTGGGGAGAACACGGACAAGCTCGAGAAACTCATGGTGCGGATCGGGGTCTTCTCCGTGCTCTACACGGTGCCGGCCACTTGTGTGATTGCCTGCTACTTTTACGAACGCCTCAACGTGGAGTACTGGAAAGTCCTGGCCACGCAGCACAAGTGCAAAATGAACAACCAGACTAAAAACCTGGACTGTCTGATGACCACCTCCATCCCCGCGGTGGAGATCTTCATGGTGAAGATTTTCATGCTGCTGGTGGTGGGCATCACCAGTGGCATGTGGGTCTGGACATCTAAGACTCTGCAGTCCTGGCAGAACGTTTGCAGCCGCAGGTTCAAGAAAAAGAGCCGGAGAAAACCGGCCAGCGTGATCACCAGCAGTGGAATTTACAAAAAAGCCCAGCATCCCCCCAAAACCCATTTGGGGAAATATGAAATCCCCGCCCAGCCTCCCACCTGTGTGTAA